One window from the genome of Oryza glaberrima chromosome 3, OglaRS2, whole genome shotgun sequence encodes:
- the LOC127766172 gene encoding serine carboxypeptidase-like 13 isoform X2, which produces MGNRLLQLQPLRLATCILFLLLLLPPCSVSSSVITHLPGFHGRLPFYLETGYVTVDEETGTELFYYFVESERSPSTDPVILWLTGGPLCSGFTALVFEVGPINFVLAPYNGSLPQLVNNKYSWTKIASILFLDTPVGSGFSYTRDPKGYNVGDISSSLQVVTFLKKWFNDHPSYLSNHFYVGGSSYAGKVIPLIAQYISEGIEQRQQPLINLKGYMVGSPLTDPKYDRNSIIPYAHGVGIISDQLYEAAVANCKGDYFNPTNEICANVLNAIDNLMSELDNGDILLDKCAGRLIPKPINGVSSRALLEEYSRLSEPPARPTVNCFSYRFYLLNIWMNDKATRDALKIKKGTVGVWTRCNTEVFPYARDVPSTIQYHLNLTTRGYRALVFCGDHDLMVPFLGTQAWIRSLNFTIIDDWRAWHLDGQAAGFTVMYDNNLTFATLKGSGHAPISYKPKQGFAMGQRWLDRKPL; this is translated from the exons ATGGGGAATCG TCTCTTGCAGTTGCAGCCGCTGCGCCTCGCCACCtgcatcctcttcctcctgctgctgctgccgccgtgcTCGGTGTCGTCGTCGGTGATCACCCACCTCCCGGGCTTCCACGGCCGCTTGCCGTTCTACCTTGAGACTGG GTATGTTACTGTGGATGAGGAGACCGGCACTGAGCTATTCTACTACTTCGTTGAATCGGAGAGGAGTCCTAGTACAGACCCTGTCATCCTCTGGCTGACAGGTGGACCCCTTTGCTCTGGATTCACCGCTCTCGTCTTTGAAGTAG GTCCTATAAATTTCGTGTTGGCGCCTTATAATGGTAGTTTGCCACAATTggttaataataaatattcATGGACAAAG ATAGCAAGCATCCTCTTCTTGGATACTCCTGTTGGATCTGGTTTCTCATATACGCGTGATCCTAAAGGTTATAATGTCGGGGATATATCATCCTCTTTGCAAGTCGTCACATTTCTAAAGAAG TGGTTCAATGATCACCCAAGCTATCTCTCAAATCATTTCTATGTTGGGGGAAGCTCATATGCTGGAAAGGTGATTCCACTTATTGCACAATACATTTCAGAAG GAATTGAACAAAGGCAGCAACCATTAATTAACCTTAAG GGTTATATGGTTGGCAGCCCCTTGACAGACCCAAAGTATGATCGTAATTCCATAATTCCATATGCTCATGGCGTTGGAATCATATCTGATCAGCTATACGAG GCTGCGGTAGCGAACTGCAAAGGAGattatttcaatccaacaaatGAAATTTGTGCGAATGTCCTAAATGCTATTGATAAC CTCATGTCTGAACTAGACAATGGAGATATCTTGCTTGATAAATGTGCTGGTCGTTTAATACCCAAACCCATAAATGGTGTTTCAAGTAGGGCTCTACTAGAAGAATACAGTCGGCTAAGTGAGCCACCTGCTCGACCTACTGTCAATTGTTTT TCATACCGGTTCTACCTATTGAACATATGGATGAATGACAAGGCAACCAGAGATGCTCTTAAAATCAAGAAG GGAACGGTCGGTGTGTGGACAAGATGCAATACCGAAGTATTCCCCTATGCTAGGGACGTTCCAAGCACCATACAGTACCATCTTAACCTCACCACAAGAGGTTACCGGGCGCTTGTATTCTG CGGTGACCATGATCTCATGGTGCCATTTCTGGGCACTCAGGCATGGATAAGATCCTTAAACTTCACCATTATTGATGACTGGAGAGCATGGCATCTTGATGGCCAGGCTGCGGG ATTTACAGTTATGTATGACAACAACTTGACTTTTGCTACATTAAAG GGTAGTGGTCATGCTCCTATATCATACAAGCCTAAACAAGGTTTTGCCATGGGTCAACGATGGCTGGACCGTAAGCCTCTGTGA
- the LOC127766172 gene encoding serine carboxypeptidase-like 18 isoform X3 has product MGNRYVTVDEETGTELFYYFVESERSPSTDPVILWLTGGPLCSGFTALVFEVGPINFVLAPYNGSLPQLVNNKYSWTKIASILFLDTPVGSGFSYTRDPKGYNVGDISSSLQVVTFLKKWFNDHPSYLSNHFYVGGSSYAGKVIPLIAQYISEGIEQRQQPLINLKGYMVGSPLTDPKYDRNSIIPYAHGVGIISDQLYEAAVANCKGDYFNPTNEICANVLNAIDNLMSELDNGDILLDKCAGRLIPKPINGVSSRALLEEYSRLSEPPARPTVNCFSYRFYLLNIWMNDKATRDALKIKKGTVGVWTRCNTEVFPYARDVPSTIQYHLNLTTRGYRALVFCGDHDLMVPFLGTQAWIRSLNFTIIDDWRAWHLDGQAAGFTVMYDNNLTFATLKGSGHAPISYKPKQGFAMGQRWLDRKPL; this is encoded by the exons ATGGGGAATCG GTATGTTACTGTGGATGAGGAGACCGGCACTGAGCTATTCTACTACTTCGTTGAATCGGAGAGGAGTCCTAGTACAGACCCTGTCATCCTCTGGCTGACAGGTGGACCCCTTTGCTCTGGATTCACCGCTCTCGTCTTTGAAGTAG GTCCTATAAATTTCGTGTTGGCGCCTTATAATGGTAGTTTGCCACAATTggttaataataaatattcATGGACAAAG ATAGCAAGCATCCTCTTCTTGGATACTCCTGTTGGATCTGGTTTCTCATATACGCGTGATCCTAAAGGTTATAATGTCGGGGATATATCATCCTCTTTGCAAGTCGTCACATTTCTAAAGAAG TGGTTCAATGATCACCCAAGCTATCTCTCAAATCATTTCTATGTTGGGGGAAGCTCATATGCTGGAAAGGTGATTCCACTTATTGCACAATACATTTCAGAAG GAATTGAACAAAGGCAGCAACCATTAATTAACCTTAAG GGTTATATGGTTGGCAGCCCCTTGACAGACCCAAAGTATGATCGTAATTCCATAATTCCATATGCTCATGGCGTTGGAATCATATCTGATCAGCTATACGAG GCTGCGGTAGCGAACTGCAAAGGAGattatttcaatccaacaaatGAAATTTGTGCGAATGTCCTAAATGCTATTGATAAC CTCATGTCTGAACTAGACAATGGAGATATCTTGCTTGATAAATGTGCTGGTCGTTTAATACCCAAACCCATAAATGGTGTTTCAAGTAGGGCTCTACTAGAAGAATACAGTCGGCTAAGTGAGCCACCTGCTCGACCTACTGTCAATTGTTTT TCATACCGGTTCTACCTATTGAACATATGGATGAATGACAAGGCAACCAGAGATGCTCTTAAAATCAAGAAG GGAACGGTCGGTGTGTGGACAAGATGCAATACCGAAGTATTCCCCTATGCTAGGGACGTTCCAAGCACCATACAGTACCATCTTAACCTCACCACAAGAGGTTACCGGGCGCTTGTATTCTG CGGTGACCATGATCTCATGGTGCCATTTCTGGGCACTCAGGCATGGATAAGATCCTTAAACTTCACCATTATTGATGACTGGAGAGCATGGCATCTTGATGGCCAGGCTGCGGG ATTTACAGTTATGTATGACAACAACTTGACTTTTGCTACATTAAAG GGTAGTGGTCATGCTCCTATATCATACAAGCCTAAACAAGGTTTTGCCATGGGTCAACGATGGCTGGACCGTAAGCCTCTGTGA
- the LOC127766172 gene encoding serine carboxypeptidase-like 13 isoform X1 — MFLGLLTMGAHPTRQCSLLQLQPLRLATCILFLLLLLPPCSVSSSVITHLPGFHGRLPFYLETGYVTVDEETGTELFYYFVESERSPSTDPVILWLTGGPLCSGFTALVFEVGPINFVLAPYNGSLPQLVNNKYSWTKIASILFLDTPVGSGFSYTRDPKGYNVGDISSSLQVVTFLKKWFNDHPSYLSNHFYVGGSSYAGKVIPLIAQYISEGIEQRQQPLINLKGYMVGSPLTDPKYDRNSIIPYAHGVGIISDQLYEAAVANCKGDYFNPTNEICANVLNAIDNLMSELDNGDILLDKCAGRLIPKPINGVSSRALLEEYSRLSEPPARPTVNCFSYRFYLLNIWMNDKATRDALKIKKGTVGVWTRCNTEVFPYARDVPSTIQYHLNLTTRGYRALVFCGDHDLMVPFLGTQAWIRSLNFTIIDDWRAWHLDGQAAGFTVMYDNNLTFATLKGSGHAPISYKPKQGFAMGQRWLDRKPL; from the exons ATGTTCTTGGGGCTTCTCACAATGGGTGCTCACCCCACGAGGCAATGCAGTCTCTTGCAGTTGCAGCCGCTGCGCCTCGCCACCtgcatcctcttcctcctgctgctgctgccgccgtgcTCGGTGTCGTCGTCGGTGATCACCCACCTCCCGGGCTTCCACGGCCGCTTGCCGTTCTACCTTGAGACTGG GTATGTTACTGTGGATGAGGAGACCGGCACTGAGCTATTCTACTACTTCGTTGAATCGGAGAGGAGTCCTAGTACAGACCCTGTCATCCTCTGGCTGACAGGTGGACCCCTTTGCTCTGGATTCACCGCTCTCGTCTTTGAAGTAG GTCCTATAAATTTCGTGTTGGCGCCTTATAATGGTAGTTTGCCACAATTggttaataataaatattcATGGACAAAG ATAGCAAGCATCCTCTTCTTGGATACTCCTGTTGGATCTGGTTTCTCATATACGCGTGATCCTAAAGGTTATAATGTCGGGGATATATCATCCTCTTTGCAAGTCGTCACATTTCTAAAGAAG TGGTTCAATGATCACCCAAGCTATCTCTCAAATCATTTCTATGTTGGGGGAAGCTCATATGCTGGAAAGGTGATTCCACTTATTGCACAATACATTTCAGAAG GAATTGAACAAAGGCAGCAACCATTAATTAACCTTAAG GGTTATATGGTTGGCAGCCCCTTGACAGACCCAAAGTATGATCGTAATTCCATAATTCCATATGCTCATGGCGTTGGAATCATATCTGATCAGCTATACGAG GCTGCGGTAGCGAACTGCAAAGGAGattatttcaatccaacaaatGAAATTTGTGCGAATGTCCTAAATGCTATTGATAAC CTCATGTCTGAACTAGACAATGGAGATATCTTGCTTGATAAATGTGCTGGTCGTTTAATACCCAAACCCATAAATGGTGTTTCAAGTAGGGCTCTACTAGAAGAATACAGTCGGCTAAGTGAGCCACCTGCTCGACCTACTGTCAATTGTTTT TCATACCGGTTCTACCTATTGAACATATGGATGAATGACAAGGCAACCAGAGATGCTCTTAAAATCAAGAAG GGAACGGTCGGTGTGTGGACAAGATGCAATACCGAAGTATTCCCCTATGCTAGGGACGTTCCAAGCACCATACAGTACCATCTTAACCTCACCACAAGAGGTTACCGGGCGCTTGTATTCTG CGGTGACCATGATCTCATGGTGCCATTTCTGGGCACTCAGGCATGGATAAGATCCTTAAACTTCACCATTATTGATGACTGGAGAGCATGGCATCTTGATGGCCAGGCTGCGGG ATTTACAGTTATGTATGACAACAACTTGACTTTTGCTACATTAAAG GGTAGTGGTCATGCTCCTATATCATACAAGCCTAAACAAGGTTTTGCCATGGGTCAACGATGGCTGGACCGTAAGCCTCTGTGA